In Klebsiella aerogenes, the DNA window TGTCGGAAAGCGAGGTCATTAACACCCATGGCGCGCCAATCAATACCGCGCTAAGCGAGCCGACGGCAATATCGGTGAACCAGTGGGCGCCGATCATGACTCGCGGGAAGGCAAAGACCACAAAAATAACCAGTGAAATAACCAACGCCCGCCGGCCGAAATAACGCCACATAAACGAAGCAAATATGAGCAACATCATGCCGTGGTCGCCCGGGAAGCTGTCTTTTGACGCGTCTTTGGTCGGCAATGAGACAACATCGCTGACTTTCGTGATGTCTCTGAAGGAGAGCGATGGGCTGGCGCGTTTTACCGGCATCAGATGCTGGGCCAGCTGGTTGATAATCACGGCGGCGAGTAGCATCACCAGCCCCATAATCACGATGCGGCGGCGCTCGGCGCTCTGCGCTTTTATCCAGAAGCTCAGCATCAGGCACCCCATCGACAGCAATGAGCAGGCATCGAAGGCACGGTTGTTGATGATGGCTAACAGCCAGGCGTACGCGTGGCTGGTGCCGACACCATGGTTGAAAAAGTGGAAAATGGTCGAATCGAGCGGGAACCAGAAACCGTGGTTTGCCGGTAGATACCAGGAACAAAATAGGGCCACGCCCGCAGCGTTTAGCAACAAGATAAGGGGTATTTGGTTTTTAGTCATAACAAATGCGATTTTTAAACAGTGGCCAAAAATAGCCGCATTAACTTAAACGAAGCTTCAACAGCGAGGACTGCAGCGCATTCCAGTCAACATCAGATTCGGAAATCAGCTCGATGCGGCTATCCGGCGGCGGCGCGTTTTGCGTTTCGATGTGCAGGTCGAGCCCCTGACGGTTGATGCGCACTAACCCTTCAGCAATGCGCATCACGCCTTTCACCCGGCCTACCGGCGCCAGACGCGCCCATTCCAACAGTCCGACGGTGTCGAATTGAGTATCGGCATCAAAAATCCAGCCGCAGGCATGGTATCCCTGGCCGCTATTCAGGCTGCGACGCCAGCGTTGATGCGCCGGGAGGCTTAACGCCGCCAAACCTTGTTTTTGCCCGTGGCTATGGACGTGGTCAGGGCTTGCCGGCAGCGGTGCGGTGTTGCGCCGCGGCAGGTCCAGCAGCGCGAGATCGAGCTCTCCCTGGGTAGTGCTCACCTGCAGGCGCTCGCCGGCATATTGTTGCCACCAGGCATCGAACGCGGCGCAGCTTTCCGGCGTCGCTCGATCGGCTTTGTTTGCGACGATCACATCGGCGGCAGCCAGTTGATCGCGGAAATTATCATTGGTGACGATCTTCTCTTCCAGCAGCTGACGCGGATCCAGAATGCACAGGGTGGCGCGCAGATCGATCCACGGTTCGTACACGGCGGCGGTCAGGATATCGAGGATTTGCTTCGGATGGCCAAGCCCGGTCGGCTCGATCAGCAGACGGTCAGGTTTCCCCTGGCGCAGCAGGGTGTTGAGTCCAACCTGCATCGGCAGGCCGTTGACGCAACACATGCAGCCGCCGGGGATCTCTTTTAGCAACGCGCCGCTTTCCGCCAGCAGAGCGCCATCGATGCCGACTTCGCCGAATTCGTTGACCAGCACGGCCCATTTTTCATCCACAGGTTTGTGGGCCAGCAGATGAAGAATAGAGGTCGTCTTACCGCTGCCGAGAAATCCCGTGATCAGGTTAGTTTTGGTCACATTTTCTCCAGCATAGAAATGTAATGTTGTAACAGTCGAGACTATCCTGGCGAAAAAAAGGGGAAAAGAGAAGGGATACTGCGGACAGAAAAACATTCTGTCCGCTAAATAGCAGAAATTGTTAAGCGCGCAGCGCTCTGGCGACGGTTTCGCGAGCGCCAAGTTCCGCCAGTTGATGCCAGGCTACAGTGATATCTTCGACAAACTGCGGGTTACCTGGCAGATCCTGACCAAATATCTCTTCCAGGCTGAGCAGGGCGCTGACGCGATCGTCTTGCGAGCTGGCGGCAACCAGCTGCTGGATTTTGTCGGCCAGCGGGTCGCGCACGTCAATTGCCTGTCCGGCGTCATCTACGCCGCTGACGTAGCGCATCCAACCGGCCACGCCCAGCGCCAGCAGCGGCCAGCGACTGCCGCGCGCGAGGTGGACGCGAATGCCGTCGAGCATACGTTGCGGCAGCTTTTGGCTGCCGTCCATGGCGATTTGCCAGGTGCGGTGCTTCAGCGCCGGGTTGGTGAAACGCGCGATCAGACTGTCGGCATAGGCGACCAAATCGACGCCGGTAATCGACAGCGTCGGCGCTTGTTCATCAAGCATCAGGCGGCGGGCGGCATGGCGGAAGGCCTCATCCTGCATACAGTCGCTGATGTGCGCCAGACCTGCCAGATAGCCCAACCAGGCGAGGAAAGAGTGGCTGCCGTTGAGCATGCGCAGCTTCATTTGCTCCCACGGTAGAACGTTATCGGTCATCTGTACGCCCGCCGTTTCCCAGGCTGGGCGCCCGGCGACGAAGTTATCTTCGACGACCCATTGAATAAACGGCTCGCAACTGATGGCGCAGGGATCTTCAACGCCGATCACTGAGGCGATCTCCGCCAGAGATTCGTCGGTGGCCGCAGGGACGATGCGGTCCACCATGGTGCCGGGGAAGCTGACATGTTCAGCAATCCAGGTTGCCAGCTCCGGGCTGCGTTTTTCCGCCATGCCGAGGACGGCATTTTTCACCACGTGACCGTTGTCGGGAATGTTGTCGCAGGAGAGCACGGTGAACGGGGTCAGACCGCGTTCGCGGCGACGAGCGAGCGCTTCAACTAAAATACCGGGAGCGGACTGCGGAAGCGTCGGGTTTTCCAGATCGTGGACGATACGAGGCTGTGTTGCATCCAGCTTACCGGTAGCCGGATCGATGCAGTAGCCTTTCTCGGTGATGGTCAGCGAGACAATCGCGACCTGCGGTTCGCAAAATTTTTCGATAATCGCCGCCAGTGAATCCAGCTTAGCGTTCAGGCATTCATGTACCGCGCCGACGATAATCGGCTGGTTACCCCCGGCGCCTTTTTCCAGCACGGTAAACAGATGATCCTGTTGGCGAAGCTGACTCATCAGCTTATCGCCGCTAAACAGGCTGATTTCACAGATTCCCCAATCGCCGCCGCTGGTGTTGAGTACCCGGTCAGTCAGTAGCGCCTGGTGCGCGCGATGGAAAGCGCCGAAGCCAAAGTGCACGATCCGCGAGCGTAGCTGGCGGCGATCGTACTGTGGAAATTGCACGCTTTCAGGCAGTGCGGCGGTAGCGATAGTTGTCATCTTTATACACCTGATTAACCAATGATTAACATCATGCAGTGTAAAGTTATATGACAGCAATTTAAATTGGTAAGCCGAATTTATCCACTTAGTGTGAGCTGGATCAATCAATGCAGCGGGCGAAATTGACCATCCACCAGAAGCATGTATGGTAGTCGTCATAATGTTTCATATTATTGGTATAACAACTTTGAGAGGGCATTGCGATGGAGCAAACCTGGCGTTGGTATGGACCGAATGATCCGGTATCGCTTGATGATGTGCGCCAGGCGGGCGCTACGGGCGTCGTGACTGCGTTGCACCACATTCCGAATGGCCAGGTCTGGCCGCTTGCAGAAATTCAACAGCGTCTGGCGCTGTTGGCGGAAAAGGGTCTGAGCTGGTCGGTGGTGGAAAGTATCCCGGTGCATGAGGATATCAAAACCCACAGCGGGGAATATGAGACCTGGATTGCCAACTATCAACAGAGCATCCGCAACCTGGCGGCCTGCGGTATTGATACCGTTTGCTATAACTTCATGCCGATTCTGGACTGGACGCGTACCGATCTGGAATACCAACTGGCTGACGGCTCCAAAGCGCTGCGTTTTGACCAGATTGCGTTTGCCGCTTTTGAGTTGCATATCCTCAAGCGCCCCGGCGCGGCGGCGGATTACAGCGATGAAGAGCAGCAGCAGGCTGAAGCTTACTTCAGCGCAATGAGCGCGGCGGATATCGAGAAACTGACCCGCAATATCATTGCCGGTCTGCCGGGAGCGGAAGAGGGCTATACCCTCGATCAATTCCGCGCTCGTCTGGCGGAGTACGATCACATTGATAAAGCGCAGCTGCGTGAGAACATGGCCTACTTCCTGCGCGCGATTGTGCCGGTGTGTGAAGAAGTTGGCGTACGTCTGGCGGTCCACCCGGACGATCCGCCGCGTCCAATCCTCGGTCTGCCGCGTATCGTCTCAACCATTGAAGATATGCAGTGGCTGAAAGAGACGGTAGATAGCATTTATAACGGCTTCACCATGTGTACTGGATCCTATGGCGTGCGCGCTGATAACGATCTGGTGAAGATGGTGGAAACCTTTGGCGATCGCATTCACTTCACTCATCTGCGTTCAACCTGTCGTGAAACGAATCCAAAAACCTTCCACGAGGCGGCGCACCTGAACGGCGATGTCAATATGGTGGCGGTGGTGAATGCGATCCTGAGCGAAGAGCTGCGCCGTAAAAAAGTCGGCGATCTGCGCCCGATCCCGTTCCGTCCGGATCATGGTCATCAGATGCTTGACGATCTGCGTAAGAAAACCAATCCGGGTTATTCGGCGATTGGCCGCCTGAAAGGGATGGCAGAAGTACGCGGCGTAGAGCTGGCGCTGAAAATGACCAAATACCCTGAATTGCTGTAAATATTGTAGGAAGAATGCCCGGCCGGGCTACGGTTTGGTCGTTTGGTAGCCCGGGCCAGGCGTCAGCCGTCACCCGGGGGTTTTCCCTGCTCGCGCTGCGCTTAGCAGGGCTACGGTTCTGCACCGTCCGGTAGCCCGGGTCAGGCGTCAGCCGTCACCCGGGGGTTTTCCCTGCTCGCGCTACGCTTAGCAGGGCTACGGTTTTGCGCCGTCCGGTAGCCCGGATGAGGCGCGTAGCGTCGCTATCCGGGAACGGAGCCGGCCTGCGCGACGCAGAGCCGGGTTACCGTCAGGCACGGGACGTTAGTCCGCGCGGCCCATATAGCGGCATTCTTCGATATGAATGCGGATTTTCTCACCGCTGGTCAGGTATTCCGGAACCTGAATCACCAGACCGGTGCTCAGGGTTGCTGGCTTGGTGCGCGAGCTGGCGGAGGCGCCTTTGATGCCCGGTGCGGTTTCAACGATTTCCAGATCTACCGTCTGCGGCAGCTCCAGCGCCAGCAGTTGGCCATCCCAGGTCAAAACCTGCATATCCGGCATACCGCCTTCTGGGATAAACTGCAGCTCTTCTTCGATCTGCTCTTTGGTGAAGGTATACGGGGTATAGTCTTCTTTATCCATGAACACGTATTCGTTGCCGTCGATGTAGGAGAAATCAACGAAACGGCGGGTCAGGGTCACAGTATCGACGATGTCGTCACCTTTGAAGCGCTCTTCTACTTTCAGGCCGGTACGCACGTCGGAAAAACGCATTTTGTACAGCGTTGCTGCGCCACGGGCGCTAGGAGACTGAATATCAATGTTTTTAACAATCAGCAGTTTGCCGTTGTAATTCAGCACCATACCTTTTTTAATTTCATTCGCTCTTGGCATTGCAGTAATCCTGTCACTTAAAGGGTCAAAAATATCGCGTAAAACTACTCGCGCCGGGCCTTCCAGGCAAGCGGAATTCGCGACTTTTGCTATCTCCAGGCAAATCTCTGAAGGATGCGGCTGAAAACGCGGTATCCTCAGCTTCAGCTTTCCTGACGAGCGATATTTTGCTACTGTCCGCCCCCCACTCATTAAGGAGTCAGGTATGGAATGTCGCCCGGACTGCGGAGCCTGTTGCACTGCGCCGTCCATCTCAAGCCCCATTCCCGGAATGCCTGACGGCAAGCCGGCAAACACCCCGTGCGTGCAGCTCGATGAACATCTGCGCTGCAAGATTTTTACCTCGCCGCTGCGCCCGAAAGTTTGCGCCGGTTTACAGCCGGCGGCGGAAATGTGCAGCAGCACGCGTCAGCAGGCAATGGCCTATCTTATCCATCTCGAAGCGTTGACTGCGCCCTAAACGTCTTTAATACGCCACAGGCAGCCCTGGGCGATAACTCCCATCACCAGCGCTATCCAGAACACTGCGTGATAGCTCCAGATTTCCGCGACCACGCCCGCCAGCGAACCGGCGATGATCCAGCCGACGCGGGTGGTGTTGGTATACAACGTGGTCGCCGCGCCCGCCTGACCCGGCATGAGATCCTGAAAATAGAGCATCCCGATACCGGCGAGGATACCGATGTAAATCGCGTTCAGCGCCTGCATTGCCAGCAGCAGAGCCGGGGTATGAACGGTTAGCATACCGACATAAAACAGTAGCCCGGCAACGGCGGCGATCCGCATCAGGAAGCGTTTGCCAAAGCGTTTAGCGTAGTAACCGGCGATCAGCATGGTAGGAATTTCCAGACCGGCGGCAGTGCCCATCATCAACCCGGCCAATTTCTCTGGTAGATGCAGTTCATCAATGATAAACAGCGGCATGTTAATGATGTACAGGCTGTTGGTGCCCCACATTAACGTACAGATGCTGAACAGCAGCAGCGCATCGCGGCGGTTGCTGCGCGGCGCTTCAAGATGGCCGACGGCGGTTTTGCCTTCCTTACGCATGCTGGGCAGGAAAAACCAGACCATCAACGCGCAGACGATAAACGCCGCGGCGGCGCTGAGGTACATCACGGCAAAGCCGAAGCCCATCGCCAGCGCATAGGCCAGCGGCGGCCCAATGACCCACGCCAGCGACACCTGAGCGCGCAGAATCGAGCTGAACATGACCGCTTCGCGTCCGGTTTTATCGGCATGCTCACGAGCGAGGGCGAACATCTGCGGGTTGGCGGTAGAGCCGAAGCTGCTGAGGAAGA includes these proteins:
- a CDS encoding YkgJ family cysteine cluster protein, which gives rise to MECRPDCGACCTAPSISSPIPGMPDGKPANTPCVQLDEHLRCKIFTSPLRPKVCAGLQPAAEMCSSTRQQAMAYLIHLEALTAP
- the yeiP gene encoding elongation factor P-like protein YeiP; protein product: MPRANEIKKGMVLNYNGKLLIVKNIDIQSPSARGAATLYKMRFSDVRTGLKVEERFKGDDIVDTVTLTRRFVDFSYIDGNEYVFMDKEDYTPYTFTKEQIEEELQFIPEGGMPDMQVLTWDGQLLALELPQTVDLEIVETAPGIKGASASSRTKPATLSTGLVIQVPEYLTSGEKIRIHIEECRYMGRAD
- a CDS encoding phosphatase PAP2 family protein, translated to MTKNQIPLILLLNAAGVALFCSWYLPANHGFWFPLDSTIFHFFNHGVGTSHAYAWLLAIINNRAFDACSLLSMGCLMLSFWIKAQSAERRRIVIMGLVMLLAAVIINQLAQHLMPVKRASPSLSFRDITKVSDVVSLPTKDASKDSFPGDHGMMLLIFASFMWRYFGRRALVISLVIFVVFAFPRVMIGAHWFTDIAVGSLSAVLIGAPWVLMTSLSDKTIAWFDRSLPGGITRN
- the uxuA gene encoding mannonate dehydratase, with product MEQTWRWYGPNDPVSLDDVRQAGATGVVTALHHIPNGQVWPLAEIQQRLALLAEKGLSWSVVESIPVHEDIKTHSGEYETWIANYQQSIRNLAACGIDTVCYNFMPILDWTRTDLEYQLADGSKALRFDQIAFAAFELHILKRPGAAADYSDEEQQQAEAYFSAMSAADIEKLTRNIIAGLPGAEEGYTLDQFRARLAEYDHIDKAQLRENMAYFLRAIVPVCEEVGVRLAVHPDDPPRPILGLPRIVSTIEDMQWLKETVDSIYNGFTMCTGSYGVRADNDLVKMVETFGDRIHFTHLRSTCRETNPKTFHEAAHLNGDVNMVAVVNAILSEELRRKKVGDLRPIPFRPDHGHQMLDDLRKKTNPGYSAIGRLKGMAEVRGVELALKMTKYPELL
- a CDS encoding fructuronate reductase — protein: MTTIATAALPESVQFPQYDRRQLRSRIVHFGFGAFHRAHQALLTDRVLNTSGGDWGICEISLFSGDKLMSQLRQQDHLFTVLEKGAGGNQPIIVGAVHECLNAKLDSLAAIIEKFCEPQVAIVSLTITEKGYCIDPATGKLDATQPRIVHDLENPTLPQSAPGILVEALARRRERGLTPFTVLSCDNIPDNGHVVKNAVLGMAEKRSPELATWIAEHVSFPGTMVDRIVPAATDESLAEIASVIGVEDPCAISCEPFIQWVVEDNFVAGRPAWETAGVQMTDNVLPWEQMKLRMLNGSHSFLAWLGYLAGLAHISDCMQDEAFRHAARRLMLDEQAPTLSITGVDLVAYADSLIARFTNPALKHRTWQIAMDGSQKLPQRMLDGIRVHLARGSRWPLLALGVAGWMRYVSGVDDAGQAIDVRDPLADKIQQLVAASSQDDRVSALLSLEEIFGQDLPGNPQFVEDITVAWHQLAELGARETVARALRA
- a CDS encoding GTP-binding protein; this translates as MTKTNLITGFLGSGKTTSILHLLAHKPVDEKWAVLVNEFGEVGIDGALLAESGALLKEIPGGCMCCVNGLPMQVGLNTLLRQGKPDRLLIEPTGLGHPKQILDILTAAVYEPWIDLRATLCILDPRQLLEEKIVTNDNFRDQLAAADVIVANKADRATPESCAAFDAWWQQYAGERLQVSTTQGELDLALLDLPRRNTAPLPASPDHVHSHGQKQGLAALSLPAHQRWRRSLNSGQGYHACGWIFDADTQFDTVGLLEWARLAPVGRVKGVMRIAEGLVRINRQGLDLHIETQNAPPPDSRIELISESDVDWNALQSSLLKLRLS
- the setB gene encoding sugar efflux transporter SetB produces the protein MQNSSAALPRRGFDLTSSAFLIVAFLTGIAGALQTPTLSLFLTNEVHVRPAMVGFFFTGSAVIGILVSQFLAGRSDRKGDRKQLIVVCCLLGMLACALFAWNRNYFILLFVGVFLSSFGSTANPQMFALAREHADKTGREAVMFSSILRAQVSLAWVIGPPLAYALAMGFGFAVMYLSAAAAFIVCALMVWFFLPSMRKEGKTAVGHLEAPRSNRRDALLLFSICTLMWGTNSLYIINMPLFIIDELHLPEKLAGLMMGTAAGLEIPTMLIAGYYAKRFGKRFLMRIAAVAGLLFYVGMLTVHTPALLLAMQALNAIYIGILAGIGMLYFQDLMPGQAGAATTLYTNTTRVGWIIAGSLAGVVAEIWSYHAVFWIALVMGVIAQGCLWRIKDV